A genomic segment from Hypomesus transpacificus isolate Combined female chromosome 13, fHypTra1, whole genome shotgun sequence encodes:
- the tnrc6ba gene encoding trinucleotide repeat-containing gene 6B protein isoform X1 produces MEDKKRKKEDKRKRETSQKVAEQKNKEFAKPLSGQSSATLPSSSSASSSPGPPSSASPSPATATSHGGGNNAKRVAVANGQPLTSQGPGAPQPPQQQRYMPREVPPRFRCQQDQKVLLKRGQPPLSSMLLGGGTAGGGAGGDGGPNANMAATSDSTPGYVGPGSSSLPLTSSSIAAASSITSSNYANSTWGVGSGSHASSHGREKVIVDGSDLEEWPSIAGGDGGGASSRGGGCSSATGEGCGLANSSSIASSGDQSSLTSAFPLPNECMQSGSVVWGSASQQGPTGGVVAVVAGSMLPPSLSKAPALIGNQDGFLGGSGGGTTGANFNPNANPSAWPALVQQDGTPGAASSDSGPATLHGPGPVGAGPLPANSPLLQNPPLSVNQSNAHQHQLLHQMQSRDREHSAAMMTGGGADWGGGKGVTSQDTGAGPKTLMGEAGGTDSGVGNGGDKFLPQTSQTSSSSSWGSQPYPAANSKTGASRTDDWEGAGRGAAEGGGDGTSGWGGYTGQGGSTKWGAGSGGNEPPVVSQGGWGGGGEWGGSGGSGGSGGGGCNPVAEAGEGGGCNSNSSSSGVSNPTPSFTTSTTTTKAWDNQKREVGGDETAEWGGGQGGGRGGGGDTSSSSGGGNSRPQRFQHHAGANAEEALQTLLSRPDLDPRVLSNTGWGQTQIKQNVAWDFEAPGGGSGSSSQSKNIQSPSMAPQYSGAATESLGGASSFAGPGQTSNPGVPPLAASSGEGWESSSTSSSSGVSLPSRGHPSSGPNARNLGISQPGALSTGPGMGGPGIGPGQGKTSGGWGGMGPSEGQGKGWGNEEGWGEFRQQPAGGGGGGWGGNQEEKGKVGWKEMGRDGGWGSRGGGEDRGKRESKSNSGGGGGGWGDETRGGRGNPGGDSEVGTWGSWEEGAPRRSWGGDGNGGGGDKPHQGWGGGGAGGKMHPSQMSNTQTTSIKGPQAPPQLQSQPQPPPQDQGALQGGWGGRQPPPPAQNQNQSSGWTTGPIPSGPGGGAAEPSGWEEPSPQTVSRKMEIDDGTSAWGDPNHYNFKPVNLWDKSSGDGGAHSGKRPPLHGQGQPPQQQGPPVMQQSGRQPPGVGGGRDVNPGLGPGKAPGMAQSGWGGGSPSSPSVDDSTAAWGKPSDTPTFWGDPAEAGKPSGWGNPSPNPIKPAGSKSMQDGGWGEGDGSVVASRHSSCEEEEEGAGSVWSSAGSQGSSSSYNSGGWGQGHGGVKKTCNKGPLKSGDSWMNPMTRQFSNMGLLGDEPSGRPLDLAPCPQEKKMDGEKRGMGLNDYNGEMRKGGRGGGGMVFRSPGSKDMGAGDPGPYYDKTLPFTNQDGCLVEEGPCSPYSPPTVCKPYPLYSHTIPPRQGGHHMYGGGMGQSRHQPGVPPINSSPGIRAQVPQQFLSPQVPGSVLKQMPPPSGSVGGVGGVGGVGGGVFPPQLSPQHIAMLSSIYPPQLQFQLACQLLLQQQQPQQHQLLQNQRKFPQNVRQQADPQQLARIMAVLQQQRQQQAGGAGAGGKLSPSHLGGGGLKLPDSLVHPGLGGSGVDLQQRTHGGYSGYGSGMSLSGLELGGSAVGGPGGMKDMGGQQSRFKWMMEGHSPIPSPPESTLHKNGPIPPMKMRGGSPYAQYDMMGGDGLPPQGDHWHRTPGNKMSSKPSTSSWPPEFQPGVPWKGIPSVDPESDPYMTPGSMMGNSGPCSLNDSEHQLLRDNTDSTPPLNTLLPSHGAWPYSASDSPISNAHNSAKYTEYKTSWPPEPIGHNKMWKANRNSHMSQLPRPPPGLANQKQPSPSPWSGGAPRSATARGWGGAGGSQETRYGPGAAWSDGGTSRGSCWLVLSNLTPQIDGSTLRTICMQHGPLLTFHLGLTQGSALIRYSSRQEAAKAQSALHMCVLGNTTILAEFVSEEEVARYFAHSQAVGGGTAGGGVAGAPGGAGSQGAPGTGPAMGANSSRGGNLPGGERDRDRPRGVGEGGSAPGGNGNGGGGMSGTSGSGWQSLDGTAGSPEPSSSQGQGLGVFAQWSSNGAEGAGVGVGAGGVETGRQGLWGGMGGGGYPGSSLWGSTGLDERHQMGSPAALLPGDLLGGGTD; encoded by the exons ATGGAAgacaagaaaaggaaaaaagaagaCAAACGGAAAAGGGAAACCTCTCAGAAG gTTGCAGAGCAAAAAAACAAAG AATTTGCCAAGCCCTTGTCTGGCCAGTCTTCTGCCACTCTGCCCAGCAGCAGCTCTGCATCCTCCAGCCCTGGACCCCCCTCCtcggcctccccctcccctgccaccGCCACCTCTCACGGAGGAGGGAACAATGCCAAGCGGGTGGCGGTGGCCAACGGACAGCCCCTTACCAGCCAAGGCCCTggtgccccccagcccccccagcagcagcGCTACATGCCCCGTGAAGTGCCCCCTCGATTCCGCTGCCAGCAGGACCAAAAAGTGCTACTGAAGAGGGGCCAGCCCCCGCTGTCCTCCATGCTCCTTGGGGGTGGCACTGCtggagggggtgcagggggtgatggggggccCAATGCAAACATGGCTGCCACCTCAG ATTCCACTCCAGGCTATGTGGGTCCAGGCTCCTCTTCACTGCCCCTCACCTCATCATCAATCGCTGCTGCTTCTTCTATTACTAGTTCAAATTATGCAAATTCCACGTGGGGGGTCGGCTCTGGTAGTCACGCCTCCTCTCATGGCAGGGAGAAAGTGATTGTGGATGGCTCtgacctggaggagtggccTAGCATTGCTGGGGGTGACGGAGGCGGGGCTTCTTCTAGAGGGGGCGGGTGCTCGTCAGCAACAGGGGAGGGCTGTGGGTTAGCCAATAGCAGCAGTATTGCCTCCAGTGGCGACCAATCATCCCTTACTTCCGCCTTCCCTTTACCCAATGAATGTATGCAGTCGGGCAGTGTTGTGTGGGGTTCTGCCTCTCAGCAAGGTCCTACAGGTGGGGTCGTGGCTGTTGTAGCTGGGTCAATgttacctccctccctttccaaaGCCCCTGCTCTTATAGGGAACCAGGATGGCTTCCTTGGTGGCAGCGGAGGAGGGACCACTGGTGCCAACTTCAACCCAAATGCCAACCCTTCAGCCTGGCCTGCTCTGGTGCAGCAGGATGGAACTCCAGGGGCAGCTTCCTCAGACAGTGGCCCAGCCACTCTGCATGGCCCTGGGCCCGTGGGGGCCGGGCCTCTGCCTGCCAACAGTCCCCTCCTCCAGAACCCACCTTTATCTGTGAATCAATCAAATGCTCATCAGCACCAACTACTTCACCAAATGCAatccagagacagagagcactcAGCAGCCATGATgacaggaggaggggcggattgggggggaggaaaaggagTGACTTCGCAAGATACTGGAGCGGGACCAAAAACGCTGATGGGGGAGGCGGGAGGGACAGACTCTGGGGTAGGTAACGGAGGAGACAAATTCCTCCCCCAAACCTCCCagacctcctcatcctcttcttgGGGAAGTCAGCCTTACCCAGCTGCTAACTCCAAAACGGGTGCCTCTAGGACTGATGACTGGGAGGGAGCAGGACGAGGAGCTGctgagggtgggggagatggaACCTCTGGGTGGGGAGGGTACACAGGCCAGGGGGGGAGTACAAAATGGGGCGCTGGAAGTGGGGGCAATGAACCACCCGTGGTATctcagggagggtggggaggaggaggggaatggGGGGGTAGTGGTGGAAGTGGGGgaagtgggggtggagggtgcaATCCAGTAGCGGAGGCAGGTGAAGGAGGTGGCTGCAacagtaacagcagcagcagtggggTAAGCAACCCCACTCCCTCCTTCACAACCTCCACAACTACAACAAAGGCTTGGGACAATCAGaagagggaggtagggggggaCGAGACAGCTGAGTGGGGGGGCGGCCAGGGCGGTGgccggggaggtgggggggatacATCATCATCCAGCGGAGGGGGGAACTCCAGACCCCAGCGCTTCCAGCACCATGCAGGAGCCAATGCTGAGGAGGCCTTACAGACCCTTCTGAGTAGACCTGACCTGGACCCCCGCGTCCTCTCTAACACCGGCTGGGGTCAGACCCAGATCAAGCAGAATGTGGCTTGGGACTTTGAAGCtccaggaggaggaagtggttcATCCTCTCAATCCAAAAACATACAGTCACCCTCCATGGCTCCTCAGTACTCTGGTGCTGCTACTGAATCTTTGGGTGGAGCGTCCTCCTTTGCAGGCCCAGGGCAGACCTCCAACCCAGGAGTACCTCCCCTGGCTGCCTcgtctggggagggctgggagagcagcagcaccagcagcagctccGGAGTCTCTTTGCCAAGCAGAGGACATCCGTCCTCAGGCCCCAATGCCAGAAATCTGGGCATCTCACAACCTGGAGCTCTGTCCACTGGTCCAGGAATGGGAGGACCAGGTATTGGACCAGGACAAGGGAAGACCTCAGGTGGCTGGGGAGGAATGGGTCCCAGTGAGGGACAGGGAAAAGGATGGGGTAACGAAGAAGGGTGGGGTGAGTTTAGACAACAGCCggcaggtggtggtggtggaggctggggaggtaatcaggaggagaaagggaaagtaggatggaaagagatggggagagatgggggatggGGTAGccgtgggggtggggaggaccGGGGAAAGCGCGAGTCCAAATCAaatagtggaggaggaggaggaggatggggggatgagacaagagggggaagaggaaacCCAGGTGGAGACTCTGAGGTTGGCACTTGGGGTAGCTGGGAGGAAGGAGCACCGAGGAGATCCTGGGGGGGTGATGgtaatggaggaggaggagacaaacCGCATCAAGgttggggaggaggtggagctggTGGAAAGATGCACCCGTCACAGATGTCAAACACCCAGACAACCTCGATCAAAGGCCCTCAGGCACCACCTCAGCTACAatcacagccccagcctcccccgcAGGACCAAGGGGCTTTGCAAGGAGGTTGGGGTGGTCGCCAACCACCTCCCCCagcccagaaccagaaccaaagCTCAGGCTGGACCACGGGACCCATTCCCAGtggtcctggaggaggagcagcagaaccCAGTGGCTGGGAGGAACCTAGCCCTCAGACAGTTAGTAGGAAGATGGAGATTGATGACGGGACCTCAGCGTGGGGGGACCCCAACCACTACAACTTCAAGCCGGTCAACCTGTGGGACAAGAGCAGCGGCGATGGTGGTGCCCACTCTGGCAAGCGGCCCCCTCTGCATGGCCAGGGACAGCCCCCACAGCAGCAGGGGCCTCCAGTGATGCAGCAGTCTGGGCGGCAGCCTCCGGGAGTCGGGGGAGGCAGGGATGTCAACCCTGGACTTGGACCTGGTAAAGCTCCTGGGATGG CTCAgtcagggtggggtgggggctcCCCCTCCAGTCCATCAGTAGATGACAGCACAGCGGCCTGGGGCAAGCCCAGCGACACCCCCACATTCTGGGGCGACCCTGCAGAGGCTGGGAAGCCCTCTGGCTGGGGGAACCCCTCTCCCAACCCCATTAAACCTG CAGGTTCCAAGTCTATGCAAGATGGCGGCTGGGGCGAGGGGGATGGGTCTGTGGTGGCGTCGCGTCATTCCAgctgcgaggaggaggaggagggagctggaagCGTGTGGAGCAGCGCTGGGTCACAGGGCAGTAGTTCCTCCTACAACAgcgggggctggggccagggccaTGGAGGAGTCAAGAAGACCTGCAACAAG GGTCCTCTAAAGTCAGGAGACTCCTGGATGAACCCCATGACCAGACAGTTCTCTAACATGGGGCTCCTC GGAGATGAGCCCAGCGGTCGACCCCTAGATCTGGCCCCATGCCCTCAGGAGAagaagatggatggagagaagcgAGGGATGGGGCTAAATGACTACAATGGGGAGATGAGGAaaggaggtaggggaggaggaggaatggtcTTCCGTTCTCCTGGTTCCAAAGACATGGGGGCTGGAGACCCTGGGCCttactatgacaag ACCTTGCCTTTCACCAATCAGGATGGGTGCCTTGTGGAGGAGGGGCCTTGCTCTCCCTACTCTCCACCCACTGTCTGCAAGCCCTACCCCCTCTACAGCCACACTATACCCCCTAGACAA GGTGGTCATCACATGTATGGTGGTGGGATGGGCCAGTCCAGACACCAGCCCGGTGTGCCACCTATAAACTCGTCCCCAGGGATACGGGCTCAAGTACCTCAACAGTTCCTGTCACCTCAG GTGCCAGGTTCCGTCCTGAAGCAGATGCCCCCTCCCAGCGGCAGCGTGGGGGGTGTCGGAGGCGTGGGCGGTGTCGGAGGGGGGGTCTTCCCCCCCCAGCTGTCACCCCAGCACATCGCCATGCTCAGCAGTATCTACCCCCCTCAGCTACAGTTCCAGCTG GCctgtcagctcctcctccagcagcagcagcctcagcAGCATCAGCTCTTGCAGAACCAGAGGAAGTTCCCCCAGAACGTCCGCCAGCAGGCCGACCCTCAGCAG ttgGCCAGGATCATGGCTGTTCTccagcagcagaggcagcagcaggCCGGGGGGGCTGGAGCGGGGGGGaagctctccccctcccacctgggaggggggggcctCAAACTCCCTGACTCCCTGGTCCATCCCGGCCTGGGGGGCTCTGGGGTAGACCTGCAGCAGAGGACACATGGGGGCTACTCGG GGTATGGCTCGGGGATGAGCCTGTCTGGTCTGGAGCTGGGGGGGTCGGCGGttggggggccagggggcatGAAGGACATGGGGGGGCAGCAGTCCCGCTTCAAGTGGATGATGGAGGGCcactcccccatcccctcccccccagagagCACCCTCCACAAAAATG GTCCTATCCCTCCCATGAAGATGCGGGGGGGCTCACCGTATGCCCAGTATGACATGATGGGTGGGGACGGCCTGCCCCCCCAGGGGGACCACTGGCACCGCACCCCCGGGAACAAGATGAGCTCCAAACCCAGCACCTCCAGCTGGCCCCCGG AGTTCCAACCAGGCGTGCCCTGGAAGGGAATCCCCAGCGTCGACCCGGAGTCTGACCCCTACATGACTCCAGGGAGCATGATGGGAAACTCTGGACCGTGTAGCCTCAATGACAGTGAGCACCAGTTGCTAAGAGACAACACTG attccaccccacccctcaaCACCTTGCTGCCTTCACATGGTGCCTGGCCTTACAGTGCCTCAGACAGCCCCATTAGCAACGCACACAACTCAG CAAAGTACACAGAGTATAAGACCAGCTGGCCCCCTGAGCCTATTGGACACAACAAGATGTGGAAGGCCAATCGCAACAGCCACATGTCTCAACTGCCCCGCCCTCCCCCAGGACTCGCTAATCAGAAGCAGCCGTCGCCTTCACCCTGGTCGGGCGGAGCCCCGCGATCGGCTACAGCGAGAGGCTGGGGTGGCGCCGGCGGGAGCCAGGAAACGCGATATGGACCTG GCGCTGCTTGGAGCGACGGGGGGACCTCTAGAGGAAGCTGTTGGCTGGTGCTTAGCAATCTCACTCCACAG ATCGACGGCTCGACCCTGAGGACCATCTGTATGCAGCACGGTCCCCTCCTGACCTTTCACCTCGGCCTGACCCAGGGCAGTGCTCTGATTCGCTACAGCTCCAGGCAGGAAGCAGCCAAAGCCCAGAGTGCCCTACACAT GTGTGTGCTAGGCAACACCACCATCTTAGCGGAGTTTGTGAGCGAGGAGGAAGTGGCTCGCTATTTTGCACATTCCCAGGCAgtaggaggaggaacagcaggcGGAGGTGTGGCCGGAGCCCCAGGGGGAGCTGGGAGCCAGGGAGCCCCTGGGA